The DNA segment TGTAATCGTGAGTCTCTGTGCCTTTGGCCGAAATGAAGGAAACCTCATCAGCGGTAAAATGCAGTTCAACGCCCTCCATCTGACTCATAAGCTGCTCCACAAGCTGGGCGCCCAACTGCTCTGCCATAATGTCCGGAACCCCCTCGGCCTTGATATTGGTCGGCAGATTCGACTTCGTCGCCTGCGCATCGTACGCCCATTCACCGATCAGCCAGTTATCACTCTCCTTGGAACAGCCAGCCAAAACACTCAATCCCGCCAGGGCCGTACACATAACGCAAGTTAGTAATGATCTGCTCATCTCCATCCCTTTCTGTACATTGGTTGTTGTGATATTTATAGTACAGACCCGGACGGATATGGAATGTTACGGGAAAAATAAATTTTCTTCGTTTTTTTTACAAGAAGCTGTTTATATGACCGCACCGCTGAATTGACCCCCGCAGCAGATCATATCATTTCGATTCCTTTAAGGATGCCTGTTTCTCCTCGTTTAGCAGCAGATCGACTACGCAATCCGAAAATCCGTTTGCCCAGGCCCATCGCTTATTCTCCGGCATCGACTCGGGAAACCACTCGAACCACACACAAAAGGCTGCTGCCCGCTTTTCGTCAAAAACATACAACCCCCAGCCCAGCATATTGTATTGCGGCCTGGGCGGCCTTTTCCAGATTATGCTCCCTCCTTTGCCCACGCTCTCGCATCCTGCAGGAGTGCCCCGCGGAGCAAAACGCTTTGGATTGCGCATCAGCGAAGCAAGCACCTTCTCGCTGACAGCTTTGTTGAAAAGTTTGCCCTCATGCAGGAGCTTGAAAAACTCGACCACGCTCCTTGCCGTTCCATGCTGGGGCAGGAACTTGTCTTTCGGCAAAACCTTGGCCCCAAACACCCTCTTGTCGAGCTGTTCTTCAAGCCCTCCCGGTCTCGGCCAGACAGTCATACTCAATCCTTCGATCGACAGCTTTTTCGCAAGCGCGTCGACATTTTCATACCCCACCCGCCTTGCCAGTGCCGTCGTTGCCTCATTATCGCTGACGCCGATCATCTTGTCGATCGCCTCGGTGATCGTACAGCTTTCCTTTTCACCTCCACGATCTATCTCGACCGACTCCGACAATTTGAGGCCCCCTGCATCCTGCTGCCGCATTATTTCAAGCAGGACGAACAGCTTCACAATACTTGCCAGGCACGCCGGCTGCTCACTCCTGTACCCCAGCGTCGCTCCTGTATTGAGATTGATCCCGTAGAACCCTACCTCCGCAGGACAAACCTTAGCCAGCGCCGTCAAATCCCGTGGCGTTTCGATCACACTAAGTGCATCCATCGGATCACTCGGCCGCGGGATCTGCAGTTGCTTACCTTCGCGAACCCGGACCTCTTTCTCGACGCCGTCAAGAATGTATGTCACGACCAGGTGCTTTGGATGTCCGAAAAAAGGATCGCCCGCGATGTTGTTGGATACGTAAATCGACAGCCGGTTCGAGTCAACTCTGCTCCGCAGCTCATCCGTGACATCCAGCCACTTATCCTCCGCTCCGTATTTGGCCGAAACTATCTCCAGCTTCTCAGGCTCAACCGGCTTCGGTGGAGTCGGCAGACCCTTTCCCTCAGCGATGCTTTCTATCGAATCATTGAAAGTTCTGTATTCGGCCCCGCCGGATACTCCGACACAAACACCAACCGCCATCATAAACAGAATTACCGCTCTACCCATACCAGCTCCTCTCACTATACGATATACAAGTTAGAAGCTGTTTCAAAACCGCTTCTAGACAAGCATAAGCGAGAAACGTAACAGAAAAAAGCAAATAATCCTGAAATGACACCGGTGCCCTTGTCCGGAATACTGGTCTTTCTGGTTTCACCTGATTTCTACAGCTTCTAGCCGCAAAACCGCAGCATCAACCCTGTGCGTACCCGATCATGGTCTTCGCAACCTCGTTGAGGGGAACGATCTTCTCGGCAGCACCTACCCGGGCGGCCTCTTTAGGCATGCCGTAGACCACGCTCGTGGCTTCATCCTGCACGACAGTATGTGCACCCGCGTTTTTCATGTTCAGCAGCCCCTGCGCCCCGTCCGCTCCCATGCCCGTCAGGATCGCGCCGATCGCATTCGCACCCGCGAACTTCGCGACGGAGTTCATCATCACCTCAACCGACGGCTTCTGATGACACACCCGCGGCCCGTCCTTAACGGTCACATAATAATTCGCCCCGGACCGCTGCAGCAGCATATGATACCCGCCGGGCGCAATAAGGATCCGCCCCGGTATCACGCGGTCGCCGTCCTTCGCCTCGGCCACATTCATCGCGCACGCACCGTTAAGACGCTGCGCGAAAGATGTCGTAAAATGCGCCGGCATGTGCTGAACGACCAGCGTGCCCGGCGCGTTCGCAGGCAGATAAGGCAGCACTGCAGACAGCGCCTTCACCCCGCCGGTCGACGCACCGATCGCGAAAATTTTGTTGGTCGTTTCAGTCATCGCAAGCCGCTGCGTGGGCGAAGCAGTACCGGACTGCGGCGTAGCCTTCTTCTGCACCTTGACCCGCGAAGCCGCCTTGATAACCGACGTTAACTGCCGACACGCATCACCCACCGAATACGCCGCACCAGGTTTGCACATGACTTCAACCGCACCCGCGTCCAGCGCTTCCATAGCCGTCTTTCCGCCCTGCGGAGTCAGCGAGCTGAGCACAACAACGGGCATCGGCTTGCTGGCCATCAGCTTGCGCAAAAATGTGATGCCGTCCATACGCGGCATCTCCACATCCAGCGTAAGCACATCCGGCTTGAGCTGCAATATCTTATCGCGTGCGATATACGGATCTGGCGCGGTGCCGATCACTTCTATACCGTCGGCCGCGTTGAGTTCTTTGCTGAGTATTTTGCGAACGATCGCTGAATCATCAACGATGAGTACTTTTATGTTGGCATTAAGCGTGAGCATCACATCTCGTCTGGTTTAATAATTATAGCTTTTTGTCGCGACCGACGCACCTGACCGTGAGCGTCCCGTCGGCAATATCGAGATACATATTTCGCGGCGACGTCCCGCCGATATCTTCCGCATCGATGAACATCCCCAGCTTCCAGAACACCTTCCGTATCGCAAGATGGTTCCGCTTGCCGATGTCGAACCCCTTGGGCCCTGTCGACATCGCAGCCCCGCCCGCGATCTTGACGTTCATACGTTTTTTCGACGCCCCCATCGAGACCATCTTATCCACCAGCAGCTTGATCCCCGTATCCGCGAACATGAACGGCAGGCGTTTCGCCTTCTCCGGATCGAGCTTCGATTCGGGCAACTGATAGTGCAGCATCCCGCCGATCTTTGTCGCAGGATCGTAAAGCGAAACCCCCACGCAAGACCCGAGCGAGTATGTAACGATCACCTCGTTCGGATTCCGCGAAACCGCCGCGTCGGATATATCTACTGTTTTCTTTGTCTTAACCATAGCGTGCTACACCTTGGCATAAATTGTCGGTTGAACATAACGGAAGCGGTGCTTGATCCCGGTCAGCGATTCCGAATGCCCCGTAAAGAGCACCCCGCCGGGCTGTAGAATATCGTAATACCGGTTCACCAGCCGCTCCTGTGTCGGCTTATCAAAATATATCATAACGTTCCGACAGAATATAAAATCCAGCGGCACCTTGATCGGCCACTCCTGCATCAGATTGAGCTGCCCGAAATAGATGCACTCGCGAAGAATCTTCGCAACACGAAACATCTTCTCGCCGTCGCTTTTCTCACGAATCAGATAGCGATGCTTCAACTCCGCCGGCACCGGCGCTACCCGCTTTTCCGGATATATCCCAGTACGTGCCCGATCCAGCACCGTCGTCGATATGTCGGTCGCCAGGATCTTCACCTGAAACTCCGGCGCATTCTTCAGCTCACTCAAAAGCGTGATCGCCAGCGAATACGGCTCCTCGCCCGACGAACACCCCGCACTCCATGCACGCACCACCTTATCACCGGAAGCACGTTTTTTCGTGATCAGCGACGGCAGGAACTCATCACACAGAAAATCAAAATGCTTCTGCTCGCGAAAGAAGCTCGTCAGGTTCGTCGAGATCGCATCCACCAGCAGAGAAAACTCCTTGCCGCTGTGATCGCGAAGTGCATACGACAGATAATCGCTGATCGACCTGCGTTTCGTCACCCGCATCCGCTTCGCAAGCCTCGCCCGCACAAGCTCCTTCTTACCGTCATGCAGGTTGATCCCGCAATGCTCATAAATAACTCGGCTGACCTGACGAAAATCATCGTCGGTCAAATTCGCATCCGAAGAATATGTCGTACAACCCACCATCTGCCTTCCCTGCCAAATCTATGTTTTCATATTATCCTTATTAACTATCAGTTCGCAGCCAGCTCTATCAACCCAGGCACATCGAGTATCAGACTCACCTTTCCGTTGCCCATGATCGCGGCCCCGGAAATACCCCGCAGGTCGCCGAACGACTCACCGAGGCTCTTGATCACGATCTGCTGCTGATCGAGCAGTTCGTCTACAACCAGCCCGCCCTTTCGTCCGTCCTCTTCGACGACAACCAGTGCCGAATCCGTCAGCTCCGTCGTATCCGGCTCCACGTCGAACAGATCATACAGACGAACAACCGGCACAAGCTCGCCCTGCACAGTCGCCATCTCGCCGCGTCCGTAAACCGTCGAAAGCTGCTCTGTCGTCGGCCTGATGCAGCGTTCGATCGCAAGTATCGGCAGTATATATATCTGTTCGCCGATGCGTACGACCTGGCCGTCAATGATCGCCAGCGTCAGCGGCAGGCGGATCGTAAACTTCGTACCAACGCCCTTCTTCGATGATATATCGACCTTGCCTCGCAGCGATTCGATATTCTTTTTCACCACGTCCATGCCGACGCCCCGCCCCGACACCTCCGTGATCTTGTCCGCAGTACTCAGCCCCGCGTGGAAGATCAGCTTGTGTATCTCGTGGTCGGCCAGATCCTGGCTCGCCGATATAACGCCGTTCGCGATAGCCTTATTGCGTATCTTGTCCGCATCGAGTCCGCGTCCGTCATCTTCGATCTCGATAACGATATTGCCCGACTGATGGAACGCACGCAGTTCGAGCTTACCCACCGGATCCTTGCCCGCCTTACGCCTATCCTCCTCCGGCTCGATACCGTGGTCCATCGAATTGCGAACCATATGCACGAGCGGATCCGCGATCAGATCGACGACATTTCGGTCCAGCTCCGTATCCTCACCTTCCGTAACGAAATTGATCTTCTTGCCGCTCTTACGTGAAAGGTCGCGTACCAGCCGTGCCATCTTGCCGAACACACCCTGGATCGGAACCATACGCATGAGCATCGCAAGCTCCTGCAGTTCACGCACGATCTTACCCTGCTGATTGATCTTCGCTGAAAGTGCTATATCGCTTTCGCAATGCGTTTCCGCGTGCTGCGTTATCATCGACTGCGCGATCACCAGTTCGCCGGCCATATTGACAAGCTTGTCCAGCCGACCGGTACCGACCTTGATCTTCTCCTCGGTCTGTGTCTTAACTGTCTTGGCAGGCTGTGATTTGCCAGTACTTCCGGCAGACTTTTCAGCCGTTTCCGTTTTGGCTTTGTCCTCGCCCTTGGGCTTATCATCCGCTTTCGGTGCATCTGCCGCCGGGGTCTTTTCCGTATCAGGCTGCGGAGCCGTTTCAGCTTTTTCCGCTGTGGGCTCTGGTTTTTCAACTTTCGGTTTTGATTCCGATTTATCCCCCGCTTTACCGCCGTCTGGCTTCTGGCATGCCTCGATACGCTTAAGCAGCTCAGCAAGGCCAGCCTGTGAACCTATCGGGGTTCCGTTCTCCACACCCGCCTTCAGATCGCTGATCTGGTTCTTGAGCATATCGATCGCTTCGAAAACCACATCCATCTTTTCGTCAACCAGGACAAGCTCACCCTTGCGCCCCATGTCGAGCAGATTTTCCGATGTGTGAGCAAGCGAACCAATATCCTGCAAATTGAGAAACCCAGCCATACCTTTGACAGTGTGGAAGCTGCGGAAGATCGTATTTATCGAATCGGCATCCGTCGGATTACTTTCCAGCTCAAGTAAACCCGCCTCTGCGGACTCAATATGCTCCTGGGCCTCGGTAATGAAGTCCAGTATCAGCGGCGCGTCCTCTTCAGGTATCGTAAGACCCGCCGGCTCACCCTCAGATGCTGGTTCCGCATCAGCCTTGCTCTCTTCGCCGGCCTCGGTCTCTTCCGCAGCAGATACCTCCTCGATGTCCGCCTGAAGGTCGCCCAGGTCGAACTCGGGAAAACTGATATCCCCAAGCGCATCCAGCTTATCCGCAAGCGTGTTCTCAACGATCGCCTGCAGCGACACTACAGTATCCGCGATCACTTTGATGGTTTCATCGTCCGCGTCCTCGCCGTCAGCGATATACTTAGCATATTTTGCTGCCGAACTCGCCGCCGACGCTGCCTGCGACTGCAACTGTTCGGGCAGATCGGCAAGCTCGCTGATCTGTTGGGATATCTGATCGAATACGTCCAGCAGCCCCGCCAGATCCGACGGGTCGTCCACGCTAACCATATTAATGGTGGATGCTGCCTGATGCACAAGATTTACTAGTTTGCTGTTTTCTGTCATTTTAACACCTGCATTAAGAGATCGAGCACTGGTTCGTTAACGCTCATGTGAACTATCGGCCAACCCGCAGAGCCGATTTAGCTGCAAACAGGGAAATTGCGGATATAAGCTG comes from the Anaerohalosphaera lusitana genome and includes:
- a CDS encoding protein-glutamate methylesterase/protein-glutamine glutaminase, encoding MLTLNANIKVLIVDDSAIVRKILSKELNAADGIEVIGTAPDPYIARDKILQLKPDVLTLDVEMPRMDGITFLRKLMASKPMPVVVLSSLTPQGGKTAMEALDAGAVEVMCKPGAAYSVGDACRQLTSVIKAASRVKVQKKATPQSGTASPTQRLAMTETTNKIFAIGASTGGVKALSAVLPYLPANAPGTLVVQHMPAHFTTSFAQRLNGACAMNVAEAKDGDRVIPGRILIAPGGYHMLLQRSGANYYVTVKDGPRVCHQKPSVEVMMNSVAKFAGANAIGAILTGMGADGAQGLLNMKNAGAHTVVQDEATSVVYGMPKEAARVGAAEKIVPLNEVAKTMIGYAQG
- a CDS encoding chemotaxis protein CheA — protein: MTENSKLVNLVHQAASTINMVSVDDPSDLAGLLDVFDQISQQISELADLPEQLQSQAASAASSAAKYAKYIADGEDADDETIKVIADTVVSLQAIVENTLADKLDALGDISFPEFDLGDLQADIEEVSAAEETEAGEESKADAEPASEGEPAGLTIPEEDAPLILDFITEAQEHIESAEAGLLELESNPTDADSINTIFRSFHTVKGMAGFLNLQDIGSLAHTSENLLDMGRKGELVLVDEKMDVVFEAIDMLKNQISDLKAGVENGTPIGSQAGLAELLKRIEACQKPDGGKAGDKSESKPKVEKPEPTAEKAETAPQPDTEKTPAADAPKADDKPKGEDKAKTETAEKSAGSTGKSQPAKTVKTQTEEKIKVGTGRLDKLVNMAGELVIAQSMITQHAETHCESDIALSAKINQQGKIVRELQELAMLMRMVPIQGVFGKMARLVRDLSRKSGKKINFVTEGEDTELDRNVVDLIADPLVHMVRNSMDHGIEPEEDRRKAGKDPVGKLELRAFHQSGNIVIEIEDDGRGLDADKIRNKAIANGVISASQDLADHEIHKLIFHAGLSTADKITEVSGRGVGMDVVKKNIESLRGKVDISSKKGVGTKFTIRLPLTLAIIDGQVVRIGEQIYILPILAIERCIRPTTEQLSTVYGRGEMATVQGELVPVVRLYDLFDVEPDTTELTDSALVVVEEDGRKGGLVVDELLDQQQIVIKSLGESFGDLRGISGAAIMGNGKVSLILDVPGLIELAAN
- a CDS encoding chemotaxis protein CheD, with the protein product MVKTKKTVDISDAAVSRNPNEVIVTYSLGSCVGVSLYDPATKIGGMLHYQLPESKLDPEKAKRLPFMFADTGIKLLVDKMVSMGASKKRMNVKIAGGAAMSTGPKGFDIGKRNHLAIRKVFWKLGMFIDAEDIGGTSPRNMYLDIADGTLTVRCVGRDKKL
- a CDS encoding serine hydrolase — translated: MGRAVILFMMAVGVCVGVSGGAEYRTFNDSIESIAEGKGLPTPPKPVEPEKLEIVSAKYGAEDKWLDVTDELRSRVDSNRLSIYVSNNIAGDPFFGHPKHLVVTYILDGVEKEVRVREGKQLQIPRPSDPMDALSVIETPRDLTALAKVCPAEVGFYGINLNTGATLGYRSEQPACLASIVKLFVLLEIMRQQDAGGLKLSESVEIDRGGEKESCTITEAIDKMIGVSDNEATTALARRVGYENVDALAKKLSIEGLSMTVWPRPGGLEEQLDKRVFGAKVLPKDKFLPQHGTARSVVEFFKLLHEGKLFNKAVSEKVLASLMRNPKRFAPRGTPAGCESVGKGGSIIWKRPPRPQYNMLGWGLYVFDEKRAAAFCVWFEWFPESMPENKRWAWANGFSDCVVDLLLNEEKQASLKESK
- a CDS encoding CheR family methyltransferase, producing MVGCTTYSSDANLTDDDFRQVSRVIYEHCGINLHDGKKELVRARLAKRMRVTKRRSISDYLSYALRDHSGKEFSLLVDAISTNLTSFFREQKHFDFLCDEFLPSLITKKRASGDKVVRAWSAGCSSGEEPYSLAITLLSELKNAPEFQVKILATDISTTVLDRARTGIYPEKRVAPVPAELKHRYLIREKSDGEKMFRVAKILRECIYFGQLNLMQEWPIKVPLDFIFCRNVMIYFDKPTQERLVNRYYDILQPGGVLFTGHSESLTGIKHRFRYVQPTIYAKV